The sequence below is a genomic window from Mycobacterium heidelbergense.
GCGGGTCGCGATTGGCGGCGCCCGGTAGCACCATCACCACGGTGCCGGCGGGTATGTCGACACCGCCGATGCGGGTGGCCTTGCGGGCCAGCCGCGAGTCGCTCTTGACGGGGCTTTCCATGCGCAGCGATTCTTCGATGAACGCGGGAATCAGGCTGCGGTCGTCACGCACCCGCCGCTGGATGTCCGGCCGGTCGCCGAGCACCTGCAGCGCGGCGCTGAGCAGCTTGGCCGTGGTCTCCTGCCCGGCCGCGAACAGGAACGTCGCCGAGCGGACCACCTCGATCACCTCGGGTGTCGATCCGTCCGGATACTTCGCCGTCGCGAGCGCGGTGAGCACGTCGTTGCGCGGTTCGCGCCGCCGGTCCTCGATGTAGGAGCAGAACTTCTCGTCGAGCCACTGCAGCGGGTTGATGCCGACCGATCCCTGGTTCAGGGCGCCCACCCGCGACTCGGGACGGTCGGCGCCCAAGACGACGCGGAACTCCTTGTGATCGTCCTCCGGCACGCCGAGCAGGTCGGCGATCACCAACGTGGCGAACGGCTTTGAGTATTCGGCGATGAACTCGCACTCACCGTTGTGCAGGAACTCGTCGAGCTGACGGTCGGCCAGGCGCCACATGAACTCCTCGTTCTGCTTCAGCCGGCTCGGGGTGAGCAGCTTGCTCAGCACCGACCGGGCCCGGGTGTGGTCCGGCGGATCCATGGTGACCATGTGCTCGAACATCGGAAAATAACTGCGGTGCCGGTCGATTTGGGCGCTGATGTCGTCGCCCTCGGGCTGGAAGGGCAGCGGCGGAAACGGCCCGCCGAGCGCGACGATGTTGGAGAACGTGTCGGCGTCCTTGTAGACCTCGGAGGCTTCCTCGTAGCCGGTGACGGCGACGGCCCCGTGGTGGGGCAGGCGCAGCACCGGGTTTTGGCCGCGCAGGTAGTCGAAGTAGGGGTGCGGATCGGGCACCAGCGACGGATCGGTGAAGAAGTCGATCGAGTCGTAGTCGCTCATCGGATTGCGTCTCCCTGGGCTGGGTTTACCGGTGGTATTCGGCGGCAAGCGATGCCGCCGCCCGGTTTCAAGAATGTGCTGAGCACCTGCTTAGCATGGCGGTAATGTCAGGGTCAAGGTCGCGGGCGGCGCACCACGATACGATCCGTCTGGTCGGCACGGGGGCGCGGAAAGGACAGAGGGCAGGGCATGGCATCTGCTTCAGCGGCCCGCAGGATCGGGGCGCCGGACGCGAAGAATCGCGGCCTGCTGCTCGACGCGGCCGAGCGGCTCATGCTCGACGAGGGCTATGCGGCGGTGACGTCGCGCCGGCTCGCGCACAAGGCCGGGCTCAAACCCCAACTCGTGCATTACTACTTCCGCACCATGGACGAGCTGTTCCTGGCGGTCTTCCGCCGCCGCGCCGAGGAAGGCCTGGCGGTTCAGGCGCAGGCGCTGCAATCGGCCCAGCCGCTATGGGCGCTGTGGAGATTCGGCACGGATCCCGGGTTTACCCGGATTTCGATGGAATTCATGGCACTGGCCAACCATCGCAAGGAGATGCGAACCGAAATCGCTTACTACGCTGAATGTTTCCGCGAGGAACAACGCCGAGCGGTGACGGGCGCGCTGCGGCGCTACGGTGTGGAAGCCGACGATGTGCCCCCGGTGGTGTGGACGGTGCTGATGACCAGCCTGTCGCGGTTTCTGGTGCTCGAGCAGGCGCTCGGCATGTCCGCCGGTCACGCCGAAACCTTAGAGCTGGTCGAGAGTTATCTGCGCCGCCTGGAAGGGGAGCCGGAGCCGGCCGGGCCGGTTCACCAGGTGCGCAGCGAACAGAGCGCGCCCTTGGGGCCGATTTTGGACACGACGACCTTCCCGTCCACCGACAGGTCGCATTGAATGCCGCCGGGCGCGGCCGGTTGCCGGCCGGTCGTGACGGTCACCATCGCCCACTGATCGGGGTTTAACAGGTTCACCGGCTGAACCCACGGCTTACCGGGGGCGATATCCGCGTGGACCTGCGGGGTGAAGGTGTACGGGTTGTGGCTGTAGTCGGAGAAGAGGGTCGGGTCCTGATCCTGATAGAAGATGTCGACGTAGGCCGGGCTCGTGGACGAGACGACGTACACGACCTGATGCCACACCGGGTCGGCCTGTGCCCGTTCGCTGCCGACCAGCAAATCCGCCACAATCAACGATGTCGCCGAGCTCGCGACCAACAGTGTCTTCACGGTGGTGTTCATGACGCTCCTCCGGCTGCCGGGCGCGGACTGGCGGTGCGGTTCATCACCCGCTCTGCGGCCTGCCAGTGGGCGTCGGCAACCCACAGCCGTGCAAAGGATGCTATCGCCTCGTCGGGAGGAACTCCCCGTATTACGCGCTTTATCTCCGTCGCCGGATGGCGGGCCAGTTTCGTCGCCACCGAACGCCATCCCTCGTCGAACGATGACCGGGGAAACACCAGATCCACCAAGCCAATTCGCTGCGCCTCGGCGGCGTCGACGGCGGTTCCGGTGCCCGCCAGCAGAAGCGCCCTGCCCTTCCCGACGAGGGCGGCCAGTCGCTCGGCGCCGCCCCAGGCCGGCATGATTTCCAGCTCGACCTGATTGAAGCCGATCTTGATGTCGTCGGCGGCGATCCGGATGTCGGCGGCGACGGCGACCTCGGCGCCGCCGCCGAAGGCGTGTCCGTTCAGCGCGGCGATCACCGGGGCCGGGAAGCCGGCAAGCTGATCGCAGACCGCCCGCATCCGCTTGGCCATCGCTGCGGCATCCTCCTCGGTCCGCAGCGCGCTCAGCTCCTTGAGGTCGCCGCCGGAGACGAATGCCCGGTCGCCCGCGCCTTTGATGACAAGGGTTTTGGCGTCCGCGGCCGCGTCGAGCGCCTTCTCCAGCTGATGCATGGTGTCGAGTCCGATGGCATTGCGAGCGTGGGGACGATCGATGGTGAGCACCGCCAACCCGCCGTCGATCTCCAGGTCCACCATGCGTCGTCGCTCCTCGGGCGAGAACGCCGATATTGGCATTCTCTTATCGGGAGAATAACATCATCGTCGCAGGCCGAAGAACTTTCGTCGGCGAGGATGGGGGTGGTCCGGTGCGTAGCCGAATCGCAGCCGCGTTCGTTGCGGCTCTCGCCGCCGTCGCCGTGCTCGGGGCCTGCACGTCGCGTCCGCCGACCCAGGTGTCCAGCACGGCGTCGGTCACGGTCAACGGCAACGACGCGAACATCCATGTCGTCAAGTGCAGTCAGTTGGAGTGGTACCGGACGATCGACATCGGCGGCGACTTTGCGGGGGCCACCGTTGTCATCGATCAACGAGCGGAACCGCTCACCACCGAGTCCGTGCGCATCCGGAACTTGGGCGGCTTCACCGGCATGTACTCGCAAGGCGACGGCGGCGACGCCGACATGAGCCTGAGCGGCGACAGATTCACCATCACCGGCACCGCCAACGGCTACAACACCGACAAGCCCGGTGAACCGGTCACCGTCGCCTTCAAGATCGTCGCGACCTGCTGACGTCCCGCGCCGAGCGCTCGAGCGGGGCCACGCGTTGCGGTTGGCAACCCCGAGAGAATACAATTCTCAGAAATTGCGAAGGAGGATTTCATGGGGCAGTTGTCGCATCGGGTGGACGTCCCGTTCCCACTCTTTGACGCGGATAATCATCTCTACGAGCCGCCGGAGGCGCTGACCAAGTTCCTGCCCAAGGAGTACAAGGACTACGTCCAGTACGTGCAGATCAACGGGCGCACCAAGATCGCGCTCCGCGGCGTGATCAGCAACTACATTCCCAACCCGACCTTCGAGGTCGTCGCGCGGCCGGGCGCCTGGGAGGAGTACTTCAAGTACGGCAACCCGGAGGGCAAGAGCAAGCGCGAGCTGTTCGGCGAGCCGATGCGCGCGATCCCGGCGTTCTTCGAGCCCGGCCCGCGCCTGGAGAAGATGAACGAGCTGGGCCTGGACCGCACCCTGATGTTTCCGACGCTGGCCAGCCTGATCGAGGAGCGGCTGCGCGACGACCCGGTCGCCATCCACGTCCTGATCCATGCGCTGAACCAGTGGCTCGACGAGGTCTGGGGCTTCAACTACCAGAACCGCATCTTCACCACCCCGGTCATCACCCTGCCGATCGTCGAGAAGGCAATCGAGGAGCTGGAGTGGGTGGTCAAGCGCGGCGCGCGGTGCATCCTGATCCGCCCGGCGCCGGTCCCCGGATTTCGCGGCCCCCGGTCGTTCGCGCTGCCCGAGTTCGACCCGTTCTGGGAGCGGGTCGTCGAGCACGACGTGCTGGTCGGCATGCACTCCAGCGACAGCGGCTATTCCCGGTACACCTCCGAGTGGGACGGCGCCGACCAGGAGATGCTGCCGTTCCAAACCAACGCGATGGGCATCCTCAACGAGTGGCGGCCGATCCAGGACGCGGTGGGCTCGTGGGTGATCCACGGCGCGCTCTACCGCCACCCCAAGCTGAAGGTCGCGATCGTCGAGGCCGGATCGAAATGGATGACCCCGCTGCTGGACGGCCTGGCCGAGGTCTTCCGGAAGGCGCCGGAAGCGTTCCCGAGCGACCCGGTCGAGATGGTCAAGAACCGGGTCTATGTCAGCCCGTTCTTCGAGGAGGGCATCGACGATCTGATCAACCTCGTCGGTGTGGACCAGGTGCTGTACGGCTCGGATTGGCCGCACCCCGAAGGGCTGGCGGAGCCGACCTACTACATCAACGCGCTGTCGCACCTGCCCGTCGACGACCAGGCAAAGATCATGGGCGGCAACCTCGGTCGGCTCGTCACCGTGTGACAGACCGGACGAACTGGCAGACCATCCCCGAGATGGTCTTGAGCGCGGCGGACCGCTTCGGCGACGCCGAAGCGGTCGTCGACGGTCCGCTGCGCCTCACATTTGCCGACGTTGTCGAGCGGATACGCTGCGCCGCAGGAGCATTCGCGGACCTCGGGATCGACAAGGGCGAACGGGTCGCCATCTGGGCGCCCAACTCCGCGGAGTGGATCATCGCGGCGTTCGGCCTGCTGACCGCGGGCGGCGTGCTGGTGCCGGTGAACACCCGGTTCAAGACGGAGGAGGCGGGCGACATCATCGCGCGCAGCGGGGCGAAGGCCGTCCTGGTGCAGAATGGATTCCTGGGCCGGGATTACACTCTGTCCTCTTTGAAGCCCTCCGGGCTTCCACCGGTCATCGATCTGAAATCCGACTTCCTCTGCGGCGGTTCCCCGTTCGAGCGGCCGGCGAGCGGCACCGACATCGCGGACATCATCTTCACCTCGGGCACGACCGGCCGCCCCAAGGGCGCGATGATGAATCACCGCCAAACGCTGCGTGCGTACGAGGAGTGGGCGACGCTCGCGGACCTGCGCGAGGGCGACCGCTATCTGATGATCAACCCGTACTTCCACACGTTCGGCTTGAAGGCGGGCCTCGTCGCGTGCTTCCTGCGCGGCGCGACGATGCTGCCGGTCGCGGTTTTCGATCTCGACACGGTGGTGGATCTCGTTGAACGCGAACGCATCACGATGCTACCCGGTCCGCCGACGCTGTACCATTCGTTGCTGACGGTTGGTGACGGGGCCAAGCTGTCGACGTTGCGGGCGGGCGTGACCGGCGCCGCGGACATCCCCGTCGAACTGGTCCGTCGCATCCACGGTGAGCTGCCGTTCCGGACGTTGATGACCGGTTACGGGCTCACCGAGGCCGGCAACGTCACCTTGTCCCGGCCCGGTGATTCCTTCGAGGATGTGGCCACCACCGCGGGCCTGCCGTGCGAGGGGGTTGAGGTGCGCATCGCCGGCGACGGCGAGATCCTGGTGCGCGGGTACAACGTCATGCAGGGCTATCTCGACGATCCCGCCGCCACCGCGGAGGCGATCGACGCCGACGGCTGGCTGCACACCGGCGATCTCGGCAACCTGGACGACGCGGGCCGGCTGCGTGTCGCCGGCCGCAAGAAGGACATGTTCATCGTGGGCGGATTCAACGCCTACCCGGCCGAGATCGAGGGCTTCCTGCTCAACCACCCGGCCGTCGCGCAGGCGGCCGTCATCGGTGTCCCCGACGAGCGGCTCGGACAGGTGGGCAAGGCGTTCGTTGTCCGCAAAGGTGCCGTCAGCGCCGAAGAATTGATCGGTTGGTGCCGCGAACGCATGGCGGGGTTCAAGGTGCCGCGGTCGGTGCGGTTTCTCGAGGCGCTGCCCCTCAACGCCACCGGCAAGGTGGTCAAAGACCTGCTTCGGTAGACGGCAGACCATCCTCATATGCCGGATAAGAGAACCCTATTTCCACAGCTTGTTAGGCATTTGTCGAGTGGCGTCCGGGACGGCATCGGCGGGAGTGGCGGGAGAAGGTGATAACGTGGCTCTCCTGGTCGTCGGGACGTTGGCGGCGGAAAAATATCGGCGCAGATGCTCGCGCGTTAACGCGTCTGCCGAGTAGGGTTGCCGAACGGCGACGCCCACGCCGGGATACCGTCGCCTGCCGTCCGTGGCCGGAAGCAAACTTGCCACCGACGGGCAAGCGGCAGAGGAGTTTGGCATTGAGTCACGAGCGGCCTCGTTCCCGGGCTGGTGAATGGTGAATGGCGGCGCCCGCCAAAATGCCACTGACACGAAATCGGTTCCGGTGAACGAGGACGAAATCCCAAGCACCGCCGCCGAAATCCGGGCAATGGCCGAACAGGCCGAGGCGGAGGCCACGGAGGCGGAGGCCCTTGCCGCCGCCGCCCGTGCCCGCGCCCGCGCCATTCAATTGCGACGCCAGGCCGAGCTCGTCGAAGCCAAAAACCAAGCAGCCGCGGCGGACTCCGCTCAGACCGAGGTACAGGGCGCCCACGAGAGCGAGTCGGAAGAAACCCAGTCCGCGGTCGAGCCGGAAAGCGTCGAGACCGAAGAGGGGCCGGCCGAAGCCGATGCCTCGTCGGTCGACGCGGAGAAACCTGCACGACGCCGGTCCCGACTTTCCAGGCTTCGCCGTCCCAAATGGTCCACCGTCGCTGCGTCCATAGCCATCGTTATTATTGTCGCCGCGCTGGCGGGCAGCGGCTACATGATCAAGGAGCATCGCGATGCGGTCCGGCAGCGGCAGCGCGCGGCCGAGTTCACCGCGGCGGCACGCCAGGGCGTCGTGACGTTGACATCGCTGGACTTCAACAACGCCAAGCAAGGCGTGCAGCGCATCCTCGAGAACTCCACCGGCTCGTTCAAGGACGACTTCCTCAAGATGGCCGACGATTTCACCAAGGTGGTGGAGCAGTCGAAGGTGGTCTCGCAAGGCACCGTTCAGGCCGCCGCTGTTGACACGATGACGGCCGATTCGGCTGTGGTGCTGGTGGCCTCCACGTCGGAGGTGACCAATGCGGCCGGCGCCAAACAGGATCCACGTAACTACCGGCTGATCGTGACGGTCACCCGCGACGGTGGTCAGCTCAAGATATCGAAAGTCGAGTTCGTGCCGTGACCGCAGACGAAACGTCGGTGCCAGAGACGGCCGACCCCGAGGAAACGGCGGATGCCGGCCCCACGAACGATTCCGACGGCGGTGCTGCGCCGCCCGGTCGGTTGAAGCGCTCCTTCGCCGCGCTGAAGAAACGGTCGTCCGGCAAGATCCTTCCCGCCCTGTTGGCGTTGTCGGTAGCGGCCTCGTTGGCGCTGCTGGGTGCGCTGTTCTATTTCTTGTACCTGCCGGATCGGAACACCGACGCCGCGGCCGCAAAGGCGGCGATTTCGGCCGCCAGCGAGGGAACCGTGGCGGTCCTGTCGTATTCTCCCGACACCCTCGACCACGACTTCTCTTCCGCGAAATCACATTTGACCGGTGACTTCCTGTCCTACTACGACCAATTCACCCAGCAGATCGTCGCCCCGGCCGCCAAACAGAAGTCGGTGAAGACCGCCGCGGTGGTGCTTCGCGCCGCCCTGTCGGACTTGCGCCCGGATTCGGCCGACGTGCTGCTGTTCGTCAACCAAAGCACGCAGAGCAAGGACCGGCCGGAACCGACGTTCACCTCCAGCAGCGTATCGGTCAAGCTCACGAAAGCTCATGGGAAGTGGCTCATTTCGTCGTTCAATCCGGTGTAGGCCTGCGGTGACGACGAACGAGATACATTCGATGGTGATCGCATCGGACTACCGCGTCCCGGATCCGACCCGGGTGTGGCCGCTGCTCGAGCGCAACAAGGCGGCACTCGCCGACATCGGCGCACACCATGTCTTGGTGTACACGTCCGCCCACGACTACGGCCGCGTGCTGGTGATGATCGGCGTGCACAGCCGTGAGCCCATCGTGGAACTGCTGCGCTCGCGGGTGTTCTTCGACTGGTTCGATGCCGCCGGCGTCGAAGACATCCCCGCCGTCTTTGCCGGCGAGATTATCGAGAGGTTCGTTCCGGCGCCATCGCCGACACCGGGCGCGCCCGGTGTCGTGGTGGCCGCGATCGCGTCCGTCGACGACGTGTCGATACTGGCCGCGGGGGTCCGCTCGGCGATGGACAGGTTCACCGCGGCCGGCATCCGAAAGACCTGGGTCTTCCAGGCTTTCGACGATGAGCACGAGGTTTTGATCTTGCAGGAGTTTCCCGACGAGGGGGGCGCGCGGGAGTGGATTGACCATCCCGACGCCGCGGCCCAATGGATGTCGGGCGTGGGCGTCGGCGCCTATCCGCCGCTGTTCGTCGGCCGGTTGTTCGACATGATGCGCATCCAGGCGGACTGACCCGGACCGAACGGGGCGGTCGGTCTAGCCCTCCTCGCGGCGCCGGCCGCCGTCCGGCGACATGGGCCCAACGAGTTGACCGAGCAGGTGAGGGATGTCGAGCCGCGGCAAGACCACCTCGACGAACACCATGCGGTCCTGGTGCTCCGCGGCCGCGGTGAATGCGTCGTCGAGTTCGCCGTAGGTCCGGGCGCGGAACGCCAGATGGTGGGCCACGCCGAGCGCGTTGGGGATGTCGGTCCACTTCCAGCTCACAATGTCGTTGTAGGGGGCCGTCTTTCCGTGGATCGCCCGCTCGACGGTGTAGCCGTCGTTGTTGACCACCACGATCACCGGGGACAGTCCCTCGCGGGAGAAGGTGCCAAGCTCCTGGACGGTCAGTTGGGCGGCCCCGTCGCCGATCAGTAACACCGTCCTGCGGTCGGGATGCGCGACCGCGGCCCCGACCGCCGCGGGCAGGGTGTAACCGATTGAGCCCCATAGTGGTTGGCCGATGAAGGTGACTCCGTGCGGCAGCCGGTGATCCGCCATGCCGTAGAAGGACGTCCCCTGATCGGCGAGGACCACGTTTCCCGGTGTGAGGGCCGCGCAAAGCCGGTCCCACAGCATCTGCTGGGTGAGGGGTTGATCGGGCGGCGGGGCTGGCGGCAGGGGTCGGGCGGGTGGCAACTCGACGGGTGGGGAGGTGATCCCGCGCCGGGCCAGGATCGCGGCCAGCGCCTCGAGCGCGGCGTCCATTTCCAGGGGCGCGAAGACCTCGCCGGCCACGCTGCTTTGGTACTGCCCGACGTCGATGGTCCGGGCCGGGTCGATCCGCTGGCTGAAGAAGCCGCTGACCATGTCGGTGAACACCACCCCGGCCGTCACCAGCACCGGCGCCTCCTCGATCGCCGTGCGCACCCGTTTGGCGCTGGCCGCACCCGCGTAGATCCCCAGGAAGTTGGGCGAGCTCTCATCGAGCAGGCTCTTTCCCCACATCAATGTGGCGTGCGGCACCACGTCCGCCGCCAGCAAGGCCTCGAGTTCTTTGACCGCTTGCAGGCGGTGGACCAGCAAGTCGGCGAGCACGGTCAACTGGTGATCGCCGATGAGTTCGGCGGCGGCCTCGACGAACAGCGACAGCGCGCGGGGACTGGTGCCCCCGGCGTAGCGCGGCAACGGAACCGCCGGCGGCTCGGTGGGGAAACGCGCCACATCGGTGGACAGCAAGATGTATCCGGGCCGCTTCTGCTCGCGCACCTCCGACAGCACCCGGTCGATCTCCCTGCACGCCGTCGCGGGCATGAGATTGGCTTGTGCACAAGTGATTTCGCGGCTGATCCGGAAGAAGTGCTCAAAGTCGCCGTCGCCGAGCGAATGGTGCAGCGCGCGCCTGGTGCCCTGCGCGTCTTTGGACGGGCCGCCGACGATGTGCACGACGGGCACGTGCTCGGCATAGCTCCCCGCGATCGCATTGGCCGCCGAGAGTTCACCGACGCCGAACGTCGTTACCACGGCGGACATTCCGCGCAACCGACCGTACCCGTCGGCGGCGTAACCGGCGTTGAGCTCGTTGGCGCTGCCCACCCAGCGGATGGTGGGGTGGGCGACGATGTGGTCCAAGAACGCCAGGTTGTAGTCGCCGGGAACGCCGAAGATCTCGGAGACACCGAGTTCGGCGAGGCGGTCCAGCAGGTAGTCACCGACGGTGTAGACGGGATCAGTCACAAACACGACGGTACGCCCGCGTCGAAACCGTTCCGGCGGACATGCCATTTCGCCTATTGTGCGGGCCATGGCAATCAAAGAGTCCCGCGACATCGTCATCGAAGCCAGTGCCGAGGAGATCCTGGACGTCATCGCCGATTTCGAAGCGATGCCCGAATGGTCGGACCCCCACCAGAGCGCCGAGGTCCTCGAGACCGGAGACGACGGGCGGCCCACCAAAGTCAAGATGAAGGTCAGGACGGCGGGCATCACCGACGAACAGGTGGTGGCCTACACCTGGAGCGGCAACGACGTCAGCTGGACGCTGGTCAGCTCCGGCCAGCAGCGCTCGCAGGACGGCAAGTACACCCTGGTCCCCCAAGGCGAGTCCACTCTGGTCAAGATGGAGATCAGCGTCGACCCGAACGTTCCGCTGCCCGGCTTCGTGCTCAAGCGCGCCGTCAAGGGGACGATCGATTCGGCGACCAAGGCGCTGCGCGAGCGGGTGCTTCAGGTAAAGAAAGGCAACTGATACGGTGACCGGCGCGGGACCCCTGGCCGGGGTGCGGGTGATCGAGCTCGGCGGCATCGGACCGGGGCCGCACACGGGGATGGTGCTCGCCGACCTGGGCGCCGATGTGGTGCGGGTGCGGCGCCCCGGCGGCCTCACCATGCCGCCCGAGGACCGCGACTTGCTGCACCGCGGGAAGCGGATCGTCGACCTGGATGTCAAGACGCAGCCGGAGGCGCTGCTGGGGTTGGCCGCCAAGGCCGACGTACTGCTGGACTGTTTCCGGCCCGGCACCTGCGAGCGACTCGGCATCGGCCCCGACGACTGCGCGGCGGTCAACCCCCGGCTGATCTTCGCGCGCATCACCGGCTGGGGGCAGGACGGACCGCTGGCCCCGACGGCGGGCCACGACATCAACTATCTGTCGCAGACCGGTGCGCTGTCGGCGTTGGGCTACCGGGATCGGCCGCCGCTGCCACCACTGAACCTGGTCGCCGACTTCGGCGGCGGTTCGATGCTGGCGCTGCTGGGCATCGCGGTCGCGCTGTACGAGCGGGAACGGTCGGGCAAGGGTCAGGTCGTCGACGCCGCGATGATCGACGGGGTCAGCGTGCTCGCCCAGATGATGTGGACCATGAAGTCGACCGGTGCTCTGCGTGACCAGCGCGAATCGTTCCTGCTCGACGGCGGCGCCCCGTTTTACCGTTGCTATGAGACCTCCGATGGCAAGTACCTGGCCGTCGGCGCCATCGAGCCGCAATTCTTCGCGGCGTTGCTGACCGGGCTCGGCCTGACGCCCGACGAGGTGCCCGGCCAGCTGGACGTCGGTTCCTACCCACGGATGTACGACGTCTTCGCCGAACGGTTCGCCAGCAGGACCCGCGACGAGTGGGCGGAAACCTTCGCCGGCACCGATGCCTGCGTCACCCCGGTGCTGACCTGGAGTGAAGCCGCGACCAACGATCATCTGCAGGCGCGGGCAACGGTCATCACCGCCCATGGCGTCGAACAGGCCGCTCCGGCACCGCGTTTCTCCCGAACGCCGGCCGGGCCGGTTGGGCCGCCGCCGGCGGCAACGACACAGCTTGACGAAATCGGCTGGTAATCAAGGAATTACGGCGAACCGCACCCGCGAAGGGCGCGGCGTTGCTACCTTGTTCTTAGTGGCCGTAAAAGCATCACGGGAATTTGTCGTTGACGCGCCGCCAGCAGTGGTCATGGAGGCGCTGACAGATGTCGGTCTTCTGTCATCCTGGTCGTCGCTGCACAAACAGATGGAAGTGATCGATCGTTATCCCGACGGTCGCCCGCACCTCGTAAAGGCCACTATCCGGATTCTCGGGCTCGTCGACAAAGAGATCCTCGAATACCACTGGGGTCCCGACTGGCTCATCTGGGACGCGAAAGGGACCGCCCAGCAGCATGGCCAGCACGTCGAGTACAACCTCAAACCCGAGGGCGTCGACAAGACACGAGTGCGTTTCGACATCACCGTCGAACCGGCCGGACCCATTCCGGGTTTCGTCGTCAAGCGGGCAACGGAGAATGTCCTCAACGCCGCGGTGAAGGGGTTGAGTGATCTGGTCGTCGGCGGCGGAAATTCCGGCAAGGCGAAGTAAAGGTACTTACGCGATACCGTAATTGCTAATTTTGTAGCAATGGCCGTACAAGCATCGTCGGAAATCGTCATCGACGCGCCCCCGGAAGTAGTCATGGAGGCGCTCGCCGACATGGACGCCGTGCCGTCGTGGTCGTCGGTGCACAAGCGGGTCGAAGTTATCGACAAACATCCCGACGGGCGACCCCATCACGTGAAAGTCACCATCAAAGTGACCGGCATCGTCGACACGGAACTGCTCGAATACCACTGGGGTCCGGACTGGATGGTGTGGGACGCGCAGAGGACGGCCCAGCAGCATGGTCAACACGGGGAGTACAACCTGAGCCGCGAGGGTGACGACAAAACCCGGGTGCGGTTCGCGATCACGGTCGAGCCGTGGGCGCCGCTGCCCGAGTTTTGGGTGAAGCGGGCCCGCAGAAAAATCTTGCATGCCGCGCTCGAGGGCCTGCGACAGCGCGTGATGGGCGCCGAGGGGCCTTAGCTGTTCAGTCGCGCAGCGCGGCCAGCCGCCTGAGCGCCTCGTCGAGGGTGTCGTCGCGTTTACAGAAAGTGAAGCGCACCAAGTGATTCCACACCCCGGCTTGTTTTGCGGCGTGCTCGGCGGCCGGATCGCAGAACGCCGACATCGGGATGGCTGCCACCCCAACCCTTTCCGGTAGCGCCGCACAGAACGCGGTGCTGTCATCGTACCCGAGCGGGCGCGGGTCGGCGCACAGGAAGTAACTGCCGTCGCTGTCGTGCACCGCAAAGCCGATCTCGGTCAGCCCGGCGGCCAGCCGATCGCGCCTGCCCCGCAGGGAGCGGCGAAGTTCGGCCACCCAGGCGTCCTCGGTGTCCAGCGCGAGGGCCACCGCGGGCTGGAACGGCGCGCCGCCGACGTAGCTCAAATACTGCTTGGCCGCACGCACCCCGGCAATGAGTTGCGCTGGGCCGCAAGCCCATCCGATT
It includes:
- a CDS encoding SRPBCC family protein; this translates as MAVQASSEIVIDAPPEVVMEALADMDAVPSWSSVHKRVEVIDKHPDGRPHHVKVTIKVTGIVDTELLEYHWGPDWMVWDAQRTAQQHGQHGEYNLSREGDDKTRVRFAITVEPWAPLPEFWVKRARRKILHAALEGLRQRVMGAEGP
- a CDS encoding alpha-keto acid decarboxylase family protein, whose product is MACPPERFRRGRTVVFVTDPVYTVGDYLLDRLAELGVSEIFGVPGDYNLAFLDHIVAHPTIRWVGSANELNAGYAADGYGRLRGMSAVVTTFGVGELSAANAIAGSYAEHVPVVHIVGGPSKDAQGTRRALHHSLGDGDFEHFFRISREITCAQANLMPATACREIDRVLSEVREQKRPGYILLSTDVARFPTEPPAVPLPRYAGGTSPRALSLFVEAAAELIGDHQLTVLADLLVHRLQAVKELEALLAADVVPHATLMWGKSLLDESSPNFLGIYAGAASAKRVRTAIEEAPVLVTAGVVFTDMVSGFFSQRIDPARTIDVGQYQSSVAGEVFAPLEMDAALEALAAILARRGITSPPVELPPARPLPPAPPPDQPLTQQMLWDRLCAALTPGNVVLADQGTSFYGMADHRLPHGVTFIGQPLWGSIGYTLPAAVGAAVAHPDRRTVLLIGDGAAQLTVQELGTFSREGLSPVIVVVNNDGYTVERAIHGKTAPYNDIVSWKWTDIPNALGVAHHLAFRARTYGELDDAFTAAAEHQDRMVFVEVVLPRLDIPHLLGQLVGPMSPDGGRRREEG
- a CDS encoding fatty-acid--CoA ligase yields the protein MTTNEIHSMVIASDYRVPDPTRVWPLLERNKAALADIGAHHVLVYTSAHDYGRVLVMIGVHSREPIVELLRSRVFFDWFDAAGVEDIPAVFAGEIIERFVPAPSPTPGAPGVVVAAIASVDDVSILAAGVRSAMDRFTAAGIRKTWVFQAFDDEHEVLILQEFPDEGGAREWIDHPDAAAQWMSGVGVGAYPPLFVGRLFDMMRIQAD
- a CDS encoding SRPBCC family protein, whose protein sequence is MAIKESRDIVIEASAEEILDVIADFEAMPEWSDPHQSAEVLETGDDGRPTKVKMKVRTAGITDEQVVAYTWSGNDVSWTLVSSGQQRSQDGKYTLVPQGESTLVKMEISVDPNVPLPGFVLKRAVKGTIDSATKALRERVLQVKKGN
- a CDS encoding SRPBCC family protein, which produces MAVKASREFVVDAPPAVVMEALTDVGLLSSWSSLHKQMEVIDRYPDGRPHLVKATIRILGLVDKEILEYHWGPDWLIWDAKGTAQQHGQHVEYNLKPEGVDKTRVRFDITVEPAGPIPGFVVKRATENVLNAAVKGLSDLVVGGGNSGKAK
- a CDS encoding CaiB/BaiF CoA transferase family protein produces the protein MTGAGPLAGVRVIELGGIGPGPHTGMVLADLGADVVRVRRPGGLTMPPEDRDLLHRGKRIVDLDVKTQPEALLGLAAKADVLLDCFRPGTCERLGIGPDDCAAVNPRLIFARITGWGQDGPLAPTAGHDINYLSQTGALSALGYRDRPPLPPLNLVADFGGGSMLALLGIAVALYERERSGKGQVVDAAMIDGVSVLAQMMWTMKSTGALRDQRESFLLDGGAPFYRCYETSDGKYLAVGAIEPQFFAALLTGLGLTPDEVPGQLDVGSYPRMYDVFAERFASRTRDEWAETFAGTDACVTPVLTWSEAATNDHLQARATVITAHGVEQAAPAPRFSRTPAGPVGPPPAATTQLDEIGW